ATCCTCTTTTTAAATTTACATCCTGAGAAAGTCCAGTGAGAAGAATAACAGGGATATTGCTTGTTGCCTTGTCCGATTTTATCTTTTTCAACACTTCAAATCCAGAAAGAACAGGCAAGTTTACATCCAGGATAACAATATGAGGTAAAAATGATTTTACCTTTTCTATACCACATAGCCCGTCTCTACAGGTCTCCACTTCAAAACCCTTCCCAGCAAGCGCTATTTTTAGCACATTGGCAAGTAAGTCGTCGTCTTCTACCACAACCACTCTCTTCATTACGCACCTCAATAACAATGAAGTTTATTTAAATTCATTAAATATCTTAACACATCCTTTAGAATTTTAGAAATTGACAAAATTG
This genomic interval from Caldisericum sp. contains the following:
- a CDS encoding response regulator, which produces MKRVVVVEDDDLLANVLKIALAGKGFEVETCRDGLCGIEKVKSFLPHIVILDVNLPVLSGFEVLKKIKSDKATSNIPVILLTGLSQDVNLKRGFALGADDYLRKPFSMEELLIRIDRLIGD